In Rubrivirga marina, the following are encoded in one genomic region:
- a CDS encoding NifU family protein, translating to MADDPTLDPADPALRQRIEETLDAIRPYLMADGGSVRLQGVTDDMVVELQLLGACGTCPMSMMTLRAGIEQAIRRAVPEITRVEAVAPAAA from the coding sequence ATGGCAGACGACCCGACTCTCGACCCCGCCGACCCCGCGCTCCGCCAACGGATTGAGGAGACGCTGGACGCCATCCGGCCCTACCTCATGGCCGACGGCGGCAGCGTGCGCCTTCAGGGCGTGACCGACGACATGGTCGTCGAGCTCCAGCTCCTCGGCGCCTGCGGCACGTGCCCCATGAGCATGATGACGCTCCGGGCCGGCATCGAGCAGGCCATCCGGCGCGCGGTCCCCGAGATCACGCGCGTCGAGGCCGTCGCCCCGGCTGCCGCCTAG